Within the Gloeobacter kilaueensis JS1 genome, the region TCAAAGGAAGCCTCGTTCGGATCGAAACTACTCCAGGCAATATCGGTCCAGAGCCGAACGGCAGTAATCCCGTCTCGGCGCATGGGCGTATTGGCCGTATCGATATTTGTCTCGTAGCCTGCGAAGACGCCGTGGATGAAAGATCCGGCTTGAACCGGCATGATAGGCCAGATGCAGAGCAAGCTAAAAAGCAGCAAGGCACGAATGGCTTGCATAAATGTATGTCTCGCGAAGATGTTGCAGACTCAGCTTAAAGGCAGCACCGCCCCCAAAAAAGTCGCCTGCCCGACTATTTCGATTGCTCTAAAGGAAAATCCTCTATTTCGGGGAGGGAGTGTGGGAACGTTGGCTCGATGGATCAGCCGCTCGGAGGCAACTGTGTCCAGAATCAAGACATTTTAACGGAATCGTCTATGGCTTTCTAAAGGCGCGGACGAAAAGCAACAGATTGAGCGGGGCATAGTTTTGGGATACAACAAAAGCAAACAACATAGTGATGGATATGTTTGACTCTGACCATGTAGATCTGCTCAAGCTCAGCCCCTCTGAGCGGTTGCTGCTGGTGCAGGACCTCTGGGACAGCCTAAGACCGGAGGATATTCCGCTGACGCAATGGCAGAAGGCAGAGCTTGATCGCAGAAAGGCAGCCTATCAGGCCAACCCTGCCGCTGGTCGTTCATGGGATGAGGTGCAACGCCAGATTGTCGAACGGCATGACTAAGGCCATTATCCTCACGCCGGAAGCGCAGGAGGATGCCTATCAATCCTATACAGTTGCAATAAACTACCTCCGACCTTTATTTTGCTGGACGCTGGAGGCTGCACGTTGACACTTCAGGATGCCTCTGTTCCAGGTGCTGCCTTTGGCATATCCGATAGTGTGGAACTCGGGTTCGCTGTCGAGGATGTCGAGGCCGTAAGACAGCGATTCAAAGAGCAGGCGATCGAAGTCGGCGATGTCCAGCAGATGGGCTGGGGCGAAGGATTCGATGCGGTCGATCCTGACGGCCACCGCCTCACGTTTTACCGTATGCGGAACGAAAAAGGCCCGCAGTAGACGATGACAGGTTCACTTTTGAAGTCCAGCAGGCTGCCTGCCCGCACTACTTGCGCGTCACGAAGAAACGGCCAGGACTGGTCACTTTGCCGGCGCTGGTCTGGATGAGAACTTTGCCTGTGCGGGCACCGGCTGGGACGGTCAGGGTGATCTCGGTACCTGCCCCATTCACCGCGACCGGCGAGACGACCACTCCGCCTCGGAAACTGACAGTCGTCTCACCGGGGACGAAGCCGGTGCCGGTGATTGTGACCTGGGTGCCTGCCGGTCCCCGGTTCGGGCTGATAGCGCTGACGCTGAGCGGTGTCACCGGCAGGTTGAGGCGGGACAGGAGCGGCTCGTGGTCACTCACCTGATCGGCAAATTCAGAATTGATGTGGACGACATCGAGGCTGGCAACCGGCAGGAGGGTGTTGCCCACCAGGATGTGATCGAGATCTTGAGAGTTGCCGTCGAAGACGTAGCTGTATTGTTCGTTTTCGGGCAGGCCGGTGATCAGATCGTTCAGGATGCCGCCCTGCTGGAGGGTGGCGAGGGGGGTGGAGAACTGGAAGTCGTTGAGATCGCCCAGGACGACGACGTTGGCAGTGGGGTCAATAGCAAGCAGCGACTGGACGAAGCTGTTGACGACGGTGGCCTGCTGGATGCGCTGCGGCTCAGAATTCAATACCGGCGGCTGGCTGCTGCCAAAGAGGGGCGTGTCGCCGCCTTTGGAGTTGAAGTGGTTGCCGATGACGAACAGTTTGTGGCCGTTGAAGAGAAATTCACCCGCGAGCGGTTTGCGGCTGCTGTTAAAAGCCGGGTTGGTCGGATCGATGCGGCCAGGGCTGAAGGACAATTCAGCGCCGGTGGGACCATTCACGGCACTCACGGCAGTGGTCGAAAGATCGGTGCCGCTCGGGGCGGACCGGTCGATAAAGCTCACCCGATTCGGATTGAATAGGAAGACGACGCGGATGTTGCCGCCTCCCTCGCCGCCGTCCTGGTCGTTGACCGGGTTGATCACCCGGTACTGGTAGGCCGGGCCACCGGCAGCCGTGATCGCACTCACCAGCGTATCGAGGGTGAGCGAAGCGTCCACCACGCCGTCGTCGGTGGGGCCGTCGTTGTCCTGCACTTCTTCGAGGCTAAGGATATCGGGGGAACGGAGGTTGCCCACGATCGCCGCTGCCAGGCTGTCGAATTTGGCCTGACCGTCGCCGATATCGAGGTTCTCGACGTTGAAGGTGGCGGTGCTCAGATCCTCCGGCTGGGCAACCGCTGCCACCTCGCGGGCGAGATTGGCCGGACTGAGCGGGGGAACAGCGCCGGTGGTGTAGAGCTTGAAGTTGCCGAAGCTGTAGTCGATGACACCTACGATTGCGCCAGGGAAGCTGTCGCCGACGTTCGCCGCCGGCAGGTCGGGTACGGAGCTATTGAGCACGTCCCCTACGATGAGCCGCTCGGGGTTGAAGTCGGTGGGGGTGATGTAGATGCCGCCTCTCGCGGTGCGCGGGCTGCCGTTGCCGTCCGGCAGCAGAGGAATCTCGCGGTTTTCGCCCGTCGTGCCTTCGCTGAAGACAGCCGTGGGTCCGACGGCGACGGCATTGTTGACCTGCACGAGCATCCCTTCGAGGCTTTCGTAAAAGTCGATGCCGTCGGAGGCAGGATCGAAGACGGCAAAGCTGTCGTCCTCGATCACCTGGGTGGGCGGCACCCGCCCGCCGATCCCGATCACCGTGGGAGCAGGAAGCGGGTTGCCGGTCGAGACGACGGTCACAGTGGGACTGGTAATCTCGGTGGTCGAGAGGTTGCCGGTGCTCGCTCCGCCCGGAATGAATTCGCTCACGGTGCCATTGACGTTCACGGCGGCCCCGACAGCGATCGAAGCGTTGGGAGCGGAGGAGGTAAAGACGAAGATGCCTTCGGAGGTGGCATCGTCGCTATCCGGATTCGGATCTTGCAGGTAGAAGCCATTGGAGCGCACCGCCGTCACGATCCCCGGCACGTTCGTCACCGTCTGACCGACTTTAGGAGAAGTCTGGCTCGCCCCCTGGATGTCGTGGATGCGCGTCACCGTCTCGTCGTCGATCACCGTGATCGTGGCCGAACCGCTGGTATAGCCACTGGCAGCGGCGCTGATCGTAAAAGTCTGATTGCCGTCAGCTTCGGTGTCGTCCACCGCAGCGACGCTGAAGGTCGCAGAAGAAACCCCGGCTGGAATCGTCACCGAAGCCGGTACGGTCGCTTCGCTGGTGTCGGCGCTGGTGAGCGTCACGCTCAGATCGGCGGCGGTGCTGCCGGTGCGGCTCACCGTGCCCGTGGCGGCCCCGGCCCCGGCGGCCTCGCTGAAGCTGGAGGGCGTAACGCTCACGCCCAAAGCCGGAGTGGAGAGCGCACCAAAGTTCTGGCCGCTGTTGGGCTGACCGAAGCTCGCGGCAGCAGGCGCGTTCCAGCTAAAGTCCTGGTAGACCGAGCCGCTGCCAGTCAGTTGCAACGAGAGGCCCAGCGGTTCGTTGCCGGTCTCGCTCACGCCAATGTCCGTCGAAATCAGGCCATCCGCCGGGCCGCCGACGGCGGTGAATGTGCCTTCGTAGCTCAAAAACTGGATCACCTGGCCACCGGCATTGACCAGGGCGATGCCGTCGGGTGCACCGTTCTGGATGCCGTTGCTGGGATAAGAAACCGACACCGTCCCGAAACCATTTTGCTGATCGGGGATGGTGCCGCTCAGGGGAGTCGTCGTGTAAGCCGCGCCGCCGCTGCCGTTGTAGAGCACGATCGACCAGCCGGTGAGGTCCGTACCCGCCGGGCCTGCAATCTCGATCGCTTCACCGGCGTCGGTGCCGGTGTTGTCGTAGTGAATCTCGTTGATAAAAACCGTCGCCGGGTTCTGGCTAAAGGCCCGCGCCGGAGGCAATGCACTCAGCAGGAGCGTTCCAGCCAGCAGAGTGCTGACGAGCAGACGGGCGGTTTTAGGAAAAAAGCTTCGGACGATCACAGGAGGCATCTCCATCAAAGAACGTAGCGAGATTCCGGCGGGACCGGCTTACCGATTAAGAACCTTACCCCCAGCTCCGGCGATTTCCGTGTATCGCTGCCGACATCGGTTAAAAAAATCAGCAGAAATTGATCTTGAAAGTAAAGTTTGCTTGAGATTTGTTAAGCTGGAGGAGATAATCCACCGTCCGATAGATGGCATTTTTCAATTCCGCCGAACCGATCCTGCGCCGCAAGCAACACGATCTGGATTTGCAGGACCAGCGGGGGCTCATCAGGTTGCAACTGCGCATCGGCAGGCAGGCTTTGATCGACACGGTCTTGACCCGCGTCGATCAAGTCTTTTGGGGCTGGGCGCTCGTCTGCGCCCTGATCTTCGGCGTCGCCCAGTTTCAGCCGTTCGCCTGGAGCGAGCAGGCGCTGTACTGGACGGGGCTGAGCCTGGCTGCCGCCCTCTGGATGGCTGCCTGCACCTGGTTCTGGGCAAAGGTAGAGCGGGCGGTCTGGCTGGTGGTGTGCTGGGCCGGGCTCATCGCCTCCGGCCTGGTACTCACCGACGCCAGCATCAGCTTTGCCTGGGACGCACTGCTGTTGCATCTGGGTGTTCTCTGGCTTGGGATAAGTGCTCTGGGTTATCTGGTAAGCGGCATCGGTCTGCGCTCGCGCGCCCTACTCATCTGCGCCCTTCTGCACCTGGCGGCGGCTCTGCTGGCAGCAACCATTCCCGACTGGCAGTTTCTCATTGCCGGAGTGACGCTATCGAGCTGCCTGGCGCTGCTCGGCTCGACCCAGTGGGACATGCGTCTGCCTACGACCTACGACCTGCCCCAGGTGGCCCTCGCCTTCAATCGCGCCCAGCACGCACGGCGGCAACTGGTCCGTAGCCGCTAATCGCCCCCGCCGGTGAGGCGAATCGCCCAGATTACCTCGCGGCCTTCTACGGGCTCATTTTGCTTTTGAAACTGTTGTTTTTGTTGCTTGAGCTGCTCTTCCAGCTGAAGGATAGGAGCGCTGTAGAGCCACTTACCGGCGGTGAGGCGGCGGCTGATCGTCGCACGGGGCGTCTCGATCTTGTCGGTACTGACTGCCGAGCAGGCCAGATAAAAATGCGGCTGCAACGTCTTGATCTGCTCTTCGAGGGCAGCCAGTTGCAACCTCAGCTCGATCATCTTATCGATCACTTCCAGACTTTTTTCGATATCCGCTTCCATCGGCTGCTCGATCAAAAAACTGTTTTTCAAGTTTAGAGCGCTGCAAAGAGCAAAATTGTGCCTGGGGGCAGAGGGCGACGCCCCCAGCGCTGGAGAACCATATGCCTATGTCCTTTTGCAAGGGTCGCTTATGACGACGCAGTTAACGCTCAAAAGACGGGCCGCCGACGCCAGGCCGAGGGCGATGCGCCGCGAAGGCCGCCTACCGGCGGTGCTCTACGGTCATCGCGGAACAGAAGCGCTCGCCCTGGAGATCGATCAGCGCTCGGTGGACGACCTGCTCAAGCGCGTCCACGTCAACAACACAATCTTTGATCTGAAGGTGCAGCGGGGCTGGTCCGGCAAGGTGCTGCTGCGCGAGGTCCAGCACGATACGGTGAGTCGGACGCCGCTGCATCTGAGCTTTTTTGCGATTGCCGGTCACGGCAGCATTGCCCTCGATCTGCCCCTGGTCTTCCACGGCGTTCCGCAGGGAGTAAAAGTAGGCGGTGGCCTGCTTGAAAAGGTGCTTACCGAGTTGAGTGTCACCGCCCCACCGGAGCGGGTGCCCGATACGATCGAGGTGGATGTCTCGGCGATGCAGGTGGGCGATATCCTTTACATCAAGGATCTGCACCTGCCGGAAGGCATCGAGGTCGCTCACCCGGATCTGGCCGTGGCGACGGTGATTCCTTCGCCGACCCGCCGCGAACTTGAATCGATCGCAGCTGCGGAAGAATCTGGCGGCGAGGAGACAACCGAGGCAGCGCCGAGCGAGGAGGAGCCCGCTTAGTCCGGCGTGAGCTGGATACCGGCGGCAGGATTCAACAGCGGCCTGCCGCTTTGCTCCCAAAAGCTGACAGGAAGAGATATCTGGGCTCTGCAGGCAGTTGGAGCCTTTATTTGATCTGCCTGTCTCCCGTGCGCCGGTTGCCGCTCCTTGAGCAATTGCTGCCGGACACTGCCTAGAACCGCTGCGTCCTGGCTATTCAGGTGATTGGTAACCACCTGGCCGTCTACGACTTTCAAGATCTCTCCCCGTTTGCCGTGGGCTCTGAGGCTGAGGGAGCTTTTGTCCCGGTCGATGTCGTAGCTCAGCCCACGGTAGAAGCGCTTACCCTGGGCGTCGCTGTCGCCGCGCTGGGCGAGGATCGCCTCTGTGGCAGCGATAGCAGCCTGGGCCCGCCGATGCGCCCTCGTGGGTTGAAGGTGCGGGACCGGATCGACCGCCCTGCCGTTGTGCAACAGCTCGAAGTGCAGGTGGGGACCATTGGTGAGGCCACTCTCACCGGAGCGGGCGATCGGTTCGCCCGCTTTGACGTGCTCGCCATTTGCGACTTTGATCTGGCTTAAATGCGCGTAGCGGGTCTTCCAGCCGTTGCCGTGATCGACGATGAGCATGTTGCCGTAGCCACTGCCGGAACCGATCGCCGCGACGGTTCCGGCAGCAGCGGCATAGACGGGCGTGCCGACAGCGGCGCGCAGATCGACGCCCTCGTGCATCCGGGTGCGGTGCAAGACCGGGTGAAAGCGCTCGCCAAAGGGGCTGGTCACCTGGATTTTTTGGAGTGGAGCAATCCACTCCGGCTCGTCCGGTGCGGGCATAAAAGTTTCTCCTGCTGGTACTTCCAGCAGTTTAAAAAAATCGGCCTGCCGAAGCGAAAACCGGACAGTGCCAGACTAAACAGCCCGCAGGCCGGCTAGAGCCCGCAACTTGCGCTCGCTGCGGGCCGCAGGAACCGGCAGGTTGAGGGTGCGGACCTCTTCGGGCGGCTCGTCGTGAACCGGAGCGACGATCGGCTGCCAGACTTCTTTGAGCACCATCCTCTGAAACTCGCGGTCAAAGCTGAGGCGGGGCTGGCCCCGGCGCTGCCAGCAGCGCAGAATCTGACCGACCGAAGCCAGCTTGTAGCGGCCCTGGTGTACCGATTCGACGATCCCAAGCAGAATCCACTCGCGGCCAAACTCGACTTCCCAGTCGGCCAGCACCAGTCCCAGGCGGCTGCGGTCGAACTCGAAACCGTAGGAGCCAAGCACCGTCTGAGCGTCAGCCTCTTGCAAAACAGGCTTGTTAGGATTGAACATACATTAAGGGATCGTTAAGACAGCATTAATCCTACGCATTGTAACACTCATCTTCGAGAATGTTACCCACGAAACAAGGAATTTGTTCTCCAGGAACTGCTAGGCTCTGGATGTCCTTCAGGAGCTTGCCTGTCATGGTTTCGACAACGGATGTCCGTCAGGCAAAGGTGGTTTTGATCCCGGTGGTTTCGGAGGTGGCGGAGGGCTCCGTGCAGACGATCCAGGCGGTGCTGGAGACCAGTTTGAGTATCGAGCCCTTCGACGAGGAGTTAGAAGCGGAGCCCTTCGCCCACGGTATCGACACGATGCGCTTTTTTTGGGACGAAGCGCCCTTCGCCAACACCGAGCAGGCGGTCGGCATCGTGCTCGACAGCAATCGCCTGCCCCTCGTGCTCACGGGCGATCCGGTCCTTGCCGCCGGGGCGGTGCGCGCTGTCTGGAAGCGCCATCCGGATCTGGAACATCTGCAGGTGGCCGCCCGCGCCCGGCTGTGCGCCGAAGTCGAGGGCGATCCTTATGGCAATCGCTGTCTGGCCGCCCGCCTGGGCGACTACGAACTACCGGCAATACAGGTGGGGGTGCGCTCGGTGAGCCGCGCCGAGCTGACCCACTACCGGCAGCAGGAGCGCCACCGCATCTTCTGGGCCAGGCACTTCAAAGACCACAGCGGCGGTGAGCGGAGTTGGGATATCGAGGATGTGCTCGCAGCGCTCGATGTTGGGCGGCCCCTCTACCTCAGCCTCGACCTTGGGGGACTCGATGGGCCGATCACAGCCCTGGTAGACGATCCCGAGCCCGGCGGGCTGGGCTGGTTCGTGCTGCTCAGGCTCCTGCGGGCTGTCTTCGAGCGCCATCGCGTCATTGCCTGCGATCTGACGGGTTTTGGCAGCTACACTGCTCCCCTGTCCGCCCGCGTCGCCGCTGCCCGGTTGTTGCACAAGATTATCGGTTACAAGTTCACCGCTTACCCGCCAACTTGACGGCGGTGGCTGCTCGGGGACATGCTGTGCCCAAGACTGGGGACAACCATGCCACGCCAAGCTGCCCTGCCGCTGCACACGAGGATCTTTATCGGCCTTGCCGTCGGGCTGGTCCTGGGTCTTTTGTGCGAGTTTTTGTTTCCTGGCGACGAGCGCCTCAAGTGGGTGGTGAGCAACATCGCCTACCCGATTGGCCAGGTCTTCTTGCGCTCGATCTTCATGATCGTCATTCCGCTCATCTTCACGGCGATCGTGCTCGGGGTGGCGGATCTGGGCGATGTCGGCAAGATTGGCCGCATCGGCCTTAAGGCACTGCTCTTTACGATCTTGATTACGGGCATCTCGGTCGTCATTGGCCTGGTGCTCGTCAACGTCTTCCAGCCGGGGGTGGGCATCTCCGAAGAGGGACGCTCTGCCCTGCTCGGTGCCCTGGGCAACAACCAGGCGGTGACGGGCATCGTCTCTTCTGCCGGGGAGGCAAAGACGCCGATTCAGACGCTGGTCGAGATCATTCCGCGCAACCCGCTCGCCGACGCAGTCAACGCCTTTGATCCGAACTACAGAGGGGGCGGTCTGCTCTCGGTGATGTTCTTTGCCCTCGTCTTCGGCATTGCAATGGCGATGGCCGACAAGGAGCGCACTGCCCCGCTGCTGGAGGTGCTGCAGGGGGTCTACGACGTAATCATGAAGATCATCGAATTTGCGATGAACCTGGCCCCGTTCGGAGTGGCGGCCCTCATCTTCTCGACTGCCGCCTCCCTCGGCCTTGAGGTGGTCTTCGTGCTGCTCAAGTACGTGCTGGTGGTAATTGCCGCCCTCGCCATCCACCAGTTCGGCACCTACGGTCTGGTGGTGCGCTACTTCGCGGGCCTCAATCCGATCAAGTTCTTCCAGAGCATCCAGGAAGTGATGCTCACCGCCTTTTCTACCAGTTCTTCCAACGCCACCCTGCCCACCTCGATCCGGGTCGCGATCGACGAACTGAAGCTCAACCGCGACATCGCCAACTTCATGCTCACCGTCGGCTCGACGGCCAACCAGAACGGCACCGCCCTCTACGAAGGGGTGACGGTGCTTTTTCTGGCCCAGTTCTACGGCGTGAATCTGACCATTGGCCAGCAGCTCACCGTCGTGCTCCTGTCGATTCTGGCAGGCGTAGGTACAGCGGGCGTACCGGGGGGATCGCTGCCCCTGGTGGTGCTGGTGCTGCAGACGGTGAATGTACCCGCCGAGGGCATCGGCATCATCCTGGGCGTCGATCGCCTCCTCGATATGTGCCGCACGGTCGTCAACGTCACCGGCGACATTGCCCTCGCCGCCTGCGTCAACGCCAGCGAGGCCGACCAAGCGGCACCGGGAGAAGACGTTAAACCGGTATAGACGACCCCCAGTTGCGCACTGTGGAAGCGGACGGTAGTTCAGAATTTCACTGGCCTACTA harbors:
- a CDS encoding addiction module protein; this encodes MFDSDHVDLLKLSPSERLLLVQDLWDSLRPEDIPLTQWQKAELDRRKAAYQANPAAGRSWDEVQRQIVERHD
- a CDS encoding endonuclease/exonuclease/phosphatase family protein; protein product: MIVRSFFPKTARLLVSTLLAGTLLLSALPPARAFSQNPATVFINEIHYDNTGTDAGEAIEIAGPAGTDLTGWSIVLYNGSGGAAYTTTPLSGTIPDQQNGFGTVSVSYPSNGIQNGAPDGIALVNAGGQVIQFLSYEGTFTAVGGPADGLISTDIGVSETGNEPLGLSLQLTGSGSVYQDFSWNAPAAASFGQPNSGQNFGALSTPALGVSVTPSSFSEAAGAGAATGTVSRTGSTAADLSVTLTSADTSEATVPASVTIPAGVSSATFSVAAVDDTEADGNQTFTISAAASGYTSGSATITVIDDETVTRIHDIQGASQTSPKVGQTVTNVPGIVTAVRSNGFYLQDPNPDSDDATSEGIFVFTSSAPNASIAVGAAVNVNGTVSEFIPGGASTGNLSTTEITSPTVTVVSTGNPLPAPTVIGIGGRVPPTQVIEDDSFAVFDPASDGIDFYESLEGMLVQVNNAVAVGPTAVFSEGTTGENREIPLLPDGNGSPRTARGGIYITPTDFNPERLIVGDVLNSSVPDLPAANVGDSFPGAIVGVIDYSFGNFKLYTTGAVPPLSPANLAREVAAVAQPEDLSTATFNVENLDIGDGQAKFDSLAAAIVGNLRSPDILSLEEVQDNDGPTDDGVVDASLTLDTLVSAITAAGGPAYQYRVINPVNDQDGGEGGGNIRVVFLFNPNRVSFIDRSAPSGTDLSTTAVSAVNGPTGAELSFSPGRIDPTNPAFNSSRKPLAGEFLFNGHKLFVIGNHFNSKGGDTPLFGSSQPPVLNSEPQRIQQATVVNSFVQSLLAIDPTANVVVLGDLNDFQFSTPLATLQQGGILNDLITGLPENEQYSYVFDGNSQDLDHILVGNTLLPVASLDVVHINSEFADQVSDHEPLLSRLNLPVTPLSVSAISPNRGPAGTQVTITGTGFVPGETTVSFRGGVVVSPVAVNGAGTEITLTVPAGARTGKVLIQTSAGKVTSPGRFFVTRK
- a CDS encoding 50S ribosomal protein L25/general stress protein Ctc, with translation MTTQLTLKRRAADARPRAMRREGRLPAVLYGHRGTEALALEIDQRSVDDLLKRVHVNNTIFDLKVQRGWSGKVLLREVQHDTVSRTPLHLSFFAIAGHGSIALDLPLVFHGVPQGVKVGGGLLEKVLTELSVTAPPERVPDTIEVDVSAMQVGDILYIKDLHLPEGIEVAHPDLAVATVIPSPTRRELESIAAAEESGGEETTEAAPSEEEPA
- a CDS encoding M23 family metallopeptidase, translating into MPAPDEPEWIAPLQKIQVTSPFGERFHPVLHRTRMHEGVDLRAAVGTPVYAAAAGTVAAIGSGSGYGNMLIVDHGNGWKTRYAHLSQIKVANGEHVKAGEPIARSGESGLTNGPHLHFELLHNGRAVDPVPHLQPTRAHRRAQAAIAATEAILAQRGDSDAQGKRFYRGLSYDIDRDKSSLSLRAHGKRGEILKVVDGQVVTNHLNSQDAAVLGSVRQQLLKERQPAHGRQADQIKAPTACRAQISLPVSFWEQSGRPLLNPAAGIQLTPD
- a CDS encoding arginase family protein; its protein translation is MVSTTDVRQAKVVLIPVVSEVAEGSVQTIQAVLETSLSIEPFDEELEAEPFAHGIDTMRFFWDEAPFANTEQAVGIVLDSNRLPLVLTGDPVLAAGAVRAVWKRHPDLEHLQVAARARLCAEVEGDPYGNRCLAARLGDYELPAIQVGVRSVSRAELTHYRQQERHRIFWARHFKDHSGGERSWDIEDVLAALDVGRPLYLSLDLGGLDGPITALVDDPEPGGLGWFVLLRLLRAVFERHRVIACDLTGFGSYTAPLSARVAAARLLHKIIGYKFTAYPPT
- a CDS encoding dicarboxylate/amino acid:cation symporter, which translates into the protein MPRQAALPLHTRIFIGLAVGLVLGLLCEFLFPGDERLKWVVSNIAYPIGQVFLRSIFMIVIPLIFTAIVLGVADLGDVGKIGRIGLKALLFTILITGISVVIGLVLVNVFQPGVGISEEGRSALLGALGNNQAVTGIVSSAGEAKTPIQTLVEIIPRNPLADAVNAFDPNYRGGGLLSVMFFALVFGIAMAMADKERTAPLLEVLQGVYDVIMKIIEFAMNLAPFGVAALIFSTAASLGLEVVFVLLKYVLVVIAALAIHQFGTYGLVVRYFAGLNPIKFFQSIQEVMLTAFSTSSSNATLPTSIRVAIDELKLNRDIANFMLTVGSTANQNGTALYEGVTVLFLAQFYGVNLTIGQQLTVVLLSILAGVGTAGVPGGSLPLVVLVLQTVNVPAEGIGIILGVDRLLDMCRTVVNVTGDIALAACVNASEADQAAPGEDVKPV